Proteins encoded by one window of Chryseobacterium aquaeductus:
- a CDS encoding endonuclease, producing the protein MKRILSFFLVSMITINAFAQVPTGYYSTATGTGQTLKSQLNLIITAGHQDLGYGGLWTAYQTTDRDYFYENDGSILDIYSERPTAADPYNFTITTNQCGSSGYSAEGDCYNREHIVPQSLFNEASPMKNDVHFIRATDGKVNGERSNYPFGIVGNATFTSLNGTKVGTSVSAGYSGIVCEPIDAFKGDVARMIFYFVTRYETQLSGFSSGNMLGGSAFPGLQTWELNQLLAWHAADPVSAEEVARNNASYNYQSNRNPFIDNPAYVGLIWGTPVIDTQAPTAATNLVASNPTINSISLSWTAATDNTAVAVYDIYANGLLKTSVTGTTATISGLTPSTTYSMYVIAKDGSGNSSPQSNIVTETTLSAPGGGSCGTEDFSTMPATSTPVYNTQTWINNNITWTATDARIDETITGRAITIRNGNLTSTAIAGGIQSLTVTTQLKYSGTANNLTLQINGVNAGTIPYSSTVTTTTINNINVSGNFTIKIINPTTGNRIAIDDLSWSCFGTLGTSDVSKDKSFSIYPNPVKNNELFVKGENLNKISNADIYDLSGKLIKSIANPFKTSNKINLHGVVKGTYILKTDNNSVKFIVD; encoded by the coding sequence ATGAAGCGCATTCTATCTTTTTTCTTAGTAAGCATGATAACTATCAATGCTTTTGCACAAGTACCGACCGGATATTACAGCACCGCGACAGGAACAGGCCAAACTCTTAAAAGCCAACTGAACCTGATTATAACAGCAGGTCATCAGGATCTGGGTTATGGCGGATTATGGACTGCTTATCAGACCACAGATCGTGATTATTTTTACGAAAACGACGGTTCTATTTTGGATATATATTCAGAAAGACCGACCGCTGCAGATCCTTATAACTTTACGATTACAACCAACCAATGTGGATCTAGCGGTTACAGTGCAGAAGGCGACTGCTACAACAGAGAACACATCGTTCCGCAGAGTTTGTTTAATGAAGCTTCTCCCATGAAAAATGATGTTCATTTTATACGAGCTACAGATGGAAAGGTGAATGGCGAAAGATCAAATTATCCTTTCGGAATTGTTGGAAACGCCACTTTCACTTCATTAAATGGAACGAAAGTAGGAACTTCAGTTTCTGCCGGATATTCAGGGATCGTTTGTGAGCCGATTGATGCATTCAAAGGTGATGTTGCAAGAATGATTTTCTATTTTGTGACAAGATATGAAACTCAGCTGTCAGGATTTTCTTCTGGTAACATGCTTGGAGGATCTGCATTTCCGGGATTACAAACCTGGGAACTCAATCAATTGTTAGCTTGGCACGCCGCTGACCCGGTTTCTGCTGAAGAAGTCGCAAGAAACAACGCTTCATACAATTATCAGTCAAACAGAAATCCCTTTATAGACAATCCTGCGTATGTTGGATTAATCTGGGGAACACCTGTAATCGACACTCAGGCTCCTACAGCGGCAACTAATCTTGTTGCAAGCAATCCAACAATCAATTCAATATCATTATCTTGGACGGCAGCAACGGATAATACAGCAGTCGCAGTTTACGACATTTATGCCAACGGACTTTTAAAAACATCTGTAACCGGAACTACAGCAACAATCTCAGGTCTTACTCCTTCCACAACATATTCAATGTATGTTATTGCTAAAGACGGTTCGGGAAATTCTTCACCACAAAGCAACATCGTAACTGAAACTACTTTATCAGCACCTGGAGGCGGAAGTTGTGGCACAGAAGATTTTTCCACAATGCCTGCAACATCTACACCTGTGTACAACACACAAACTTGGATCAATAATAATATTACCTGGACGGCTACTGATGCCAGAATAGACGAAACGATTACAGGCAGAGCAATTACGATAAGAAATGGTAATTTAACGAGTACAGCTATTGCAGGAGGGATTCAAAGTCTTACGGTGACTACTCAATTAAAATATTCGGGAACTGCCAATAATTTAACTCTTCAGATCAATGGAGTAAATGCCGGAACAATTCCTTACAGCTCAACTGTAACTACGACAACGATTAACAACATCAATGTTTCAGGGAATTTCACCATAAAAATCATTAATCCTACTACCGGAAACAGAATTGCTATTGATGATCTTAGTTGGTCTTGTTTTGGGACTTTGGGAACGAGTGATGTGTCAAAAGATAAATCTTTCAGCATTTATCCTAATCCCGTAAAAAACAATGAACTTTTTGTAAAAGGTGAAAACTTAAACAAAATTTCTAATGCTGACATCTATGATTTATCCGGAAAATTAATCAAATCGATTGCAAATCCTTTCAAGACATCAAACAAAATCAATCTTCATGGAGTTGTAAAAGGAACTTATATTCTAAAGACTGATAATAATTCTGTAAAATTTATCGTAGATTAA